The following are encoded together in the Dickeya lacustris genome:
- a CDS encoding ABC transporter permease, producing MSSEPLNTTSFMNSLSLARINAWRSAFFRSPWRAPTTLLPAIAVLLLLLAVFFPTLFTPLKPDDIDISAVLQPPGAGHWFGTDTLGRDVFTRVVYGTSLSLSIGVGAMLIACAGGILLGTLSALAPRAVQQVLVRLLDIMLAFPEMLLALLVIAVLGRGPENTLLAVGLAGIAGYARLVRSQVLQVRQSGYVEHAIALGESPIYIVLRHIVPNTLRPLLILATIGIGNAVLSASALSFLGLGVVPPTAEWGALLADGRSFLDIAPWVSLFPASIVALSVIAITLLGRRLQTLLARGEG from the coding sequence ATGAGCAGTGAACCGTTAAACACGACCTCTTTCATGAACAGTCTTTCACTGGCGCGCATCAACGCCTGGCGCAGCGCCTTCTTTCGTAGCCCGTGGCGCGCCCCCACCACGCTGCTGCCAGCTATCGCGGTATTACTGCTGCTGCTGGCCGTGTTCTTCCCAACGCTATTTACGCCACTAAAACCCGACGATATCGATATCAGCGCCGTGCTTCAGCCGCCGGGGGCCGGACATTGGTTTGGCACCGACACGCTGGGGCGCGATGTGTTTACTCGCGTGGTGTACGGCACGTCGCTGTCGCTGAGTATCGGCGTTGGCGCAATGCTGATAGCCTGCGCAGGCGGCATTCTGCTTGGCACGCTGTCGGCGCTGGCCCCGCGTGCCGTGCAACAGGTGCTGGTGAGGCTGCTTGATATCATGCTGGCCTTCCCGGAAATGCTGCTGGCGCTGCTGGTTATCGCGGTACTCGGGCGCGGCCCGGAAAATACCCTGCTGGCGGTCGGCCTTGCCGGTATCGCCGGTTATGCGCGGCTGGTGCGTTCACAGGTGCTGCAAGTGCGCCAATCCGGCTATGTCGAGCACGCGATTGCGCTGGGCGAAAGCCCAATCTACATCGTGCTGCGCCATATTGTGCCCAATACGCTTAGGCCTTTGCTGATTCTGGCGACTATCGGCATCGGTAATGCCGTGCTCTCTGCATCGGCGCTCAGTTTTTTAGGCTTAGGCGTCGTGCCGCCCACCGCCGAGTGGGGAGCGCTGCTGGCTGATGGCCGCAGTTTTCTGGATATTGCCCCCTGGGTTAGCCTGTTTCCTGCCAGCATCGTCGCATTATCTGTGATTGCGATTACGCTGCTGGGACGCCGCCTGCAAACCCTGCTGGCCAGAGGAGAAGGCTGA
- the ubiH gene encoding 2-octaprenyl-6-methoxyphenyl hydroxylase: MSIIIVGGGMAGATLALALSHLSGGSMAIDLVETHQPSQHPHPGFDARAIALAQGTCTQLAAIGVWQALSSVATAITDIHVSDQGHAGRVHLQARDYHLAALGHVIELHEAGERLFSLLQRAPGVRLHCPATVISCERQAQSVSVLLDNGTRLTGQLLVAADGSRSALAQQAGIEWQSSSYSQVAVIANVTTAEAHGGRAYERFTAHGPLALLPMSQGRSALVWCHPLSLQAEIDHWSEAHFRQQLQRAFGWRLGEFKQVGTRHSYPLALVKASKHIGHRLALVGNAAQTLHPIAGQGFNLGLRDVMTLAQTLVDAACQGEDIGGQQVLQRYQQRRLPDQNHTVALTDGLVKLFSNQRLPMEVGRNLGLMAMNHLPLLRYALARRTLGWVER; the protein is encoded by the coding sequence ATGAGCATCATCATTGTGGGCGGCGGCATGGCGGGCGCGACGCTGGCGCTGGCGCTGTCGCATTTGTCCGGCGGCAGTATGGCCATCGATTTGGTGGAAACTCACCAGCCCTCACAGCACCCGCACCCGGGCTTTGACGCACGCGCTATCGCACTGGCGCAAGGCACCTGTACTCAATTGGCGGCGATAGGCGTGTGGCAGGCATTGTCATCCGTGGCAACGGCCATCACCGATATTCACGTCAGCGATCAAGGCCACGCAGGTCGGGTACATTTGCAGGCGCGCGATTATCATCTGGCGGCACTAGGCCATGTGATTGAGTTGCATGAAGCCGGTGAACGCCTGTTCTCCTTGCTGCAACGCGCTCCCGGCGTGCGCCTGCACTGCCCGGCAACGGTCATCTCTTGCGAGCGGCAGGCGCAAAGCGTCAGCGTATTGCTCGATAACGGCACCCGGCTCACTGGTCAATTGCTGGTTGCCGCCGATGGTTCACGCTCGGCGCTGGCGCAACAGGCGGGCATCGAATGGCAGTCCTCTTCCTACTCGCAAGTGGCGGTGATTGCCAATGTCACCACCGCTGAAGCGCACGGTGGTCGAGCCTATGAACGCTTTACCGCCCACGGCCCGCTGGCGCTGTTGCCGATGAGCCAGGGGCGCAGCGCGCTGGTCTGGTGCCACCCGCTATCGCTGCAGGCTGAAATTGACCACTGGAGCGAGGCGCACTTTCGCCAGCAGCTCCAGCGTGCGTTTGGCTGGCGACTGGGTGAGTTTAAACAGGTCGGTACACGTCACAGCTACCCGCTGGCGCTGGTCAAAGCCAGCAAGCACATTGGCCATCGGCTGGCGCTGGTCGGCAATGCGGCACAAACGCTGCATCCGATTGCCGGGCAAGGGTTTAACCTCGGCCTGCGCGATGTGATGACGCTGGCGCAAACGCTGGTCGATGCAGCGTGCCAAGGCGAGGACATCGGCGGTCAGCAGGTGTTGCAGCGTTATCAGCAGCGCCGCTTGCCGGATCAAAACCATACCGTGGCGCTGACCGACGGCCTGGTCAAACTGTTCTCTAACCAACGGTTGCCGATGGAAGTGGGCCGTAATCTGGGGTTGATGGCGATGAACCACCTGCCCTTGCTGCGCTATGCGCTGGCACGACGAACGCTGGGTTGGGTCGAGCGTTAA
- a CDS encoding ABC transporter substrate-binding protein → MEKYFSVSKTYKKPAHTPLFTAGLLALTITATPAVHAADTPVQGGTLTIGLGSDTPVIDPSITAFSVAALVGRNVVDSLVGQAPDNSFTPWLAERWDITDNNTRYTFYLRKDVTFSDGTKLDAAAVKYNLERILDPKTTSSYAKSLLGPIDSITTPDDYTVVISYKTPFAALLQGLSLPYLGIQSATYLKNTPNTSNTVVGSGPFILESFVKGSGSQLKKRPDYHWGPGYATHTGPAYLDRIEFKYLPESSVRLGALSSGQVLAIDAVPPANAASLKSDPKLELIARENPGVNRVLYLNTSRGPFQDVKVRQAFQSAVDAASAAKVAFFGTVKAADNILGPSTLYYDKSVASLWGFDINKANRLLDDAGWKSKDAEGYRTKEGKRLTVNFVYSTASSEATDVTLFQAVQYQVKQAGIDLQLNPVDAGGFTSRTNGNDYDIASNYFVRAEPDILRTVFDSNYIPPNGNNFSHASALDDKLRKAIGAGDAERQQLYSQIQHELIEQAYAVPLFVPAFQLGLSKKVQGISWATNAKPNFYDVWLKP, encoded by the coding sequence ATGGAAAAATATTTTTCAGTATCAAAGACATATAAAAAACCGGCTCACACACCCCTTTTCACCGCCGGATTACTGGCGCTGACCATTACCGCTACGCCTGCGGTTCACGCGGCGGACACCCCGGTGCAAGGCGGTACGCTCACTATCGGCCTTGGCAGCGACACCCCGGTTATCGACCCGTCTATCACGGCCTTTTCCGTCGCCGCACTGGTGGGGCGCAATGTGGTGGACTCGCTGGTCGGTCAGGCACCAGACAATAGCTTTACACCATGGCTTGCCGAGCGCTGGGACATCACCGACAACAACACCCGGTATACTTTCTACCTGCGCAAGGACGTGACGTTTAGCGACGGCACCAAACTGGATGCCGCAGCGGTAAAATACAACCTTGAGCGCATTCTCGACCCGAAAACCACCTCCAGTTACGCTAAGTCGCTGCTGGGGCCGATAGACAGCATCACCACCCCGGACGATTACACCGTGGTGATAAGCTATAAAACACCGTTTGCCGCCCTGCTACAGGGTCTGAGCCTGCCGTATCTCGGCATTCAGTCCGCGACTTACCTGAAGAACACGCCAAACACCAGTAATACGGTGGTCGGTTCCGGCCCGTTCATTCTGGAATCGTTCGTCAAAGGCAGCGGCAGCCAATTGAAAAAACGCCCGGATTATCACTGGGGCCCCGGTTACGCTACGCACACTGGCCCGGCGTACCTTGACCGTATCGAATTCAAATACCTGCCGGAATCTTCCGTGCGTCTTGGCGCGTTAAGCAGCGGCCAGGTGTTGGCGATAGACGCCGTTCCCCCTGCCAATGCGGCCAGCCTGAAAAGCGACCCGAAACTGGAACTGATTGCGCGCGAGAACCCCGGCGTTAACCGGGTATTGTACCTCAACACCTCGCGTGGCCCGTTCCAGGACGTAAAAGTCCGTCAGGCTTTTCAGAGCGCGGTGGATGCGGCTTCTGCCGCCAAAGTGGCGTTTTTCGGTACGGTAAAAGCGGCTGATAATATTCTCGGCCCCTCGACGCTTTATTACGATAAATCAGTCGCTTCACTGTGGGGCTTTGATATCAACAAAGCTAACCGCCTGCTCGATGACGCTGGCTGGAAAAGCAAAGATGCCGAAGGCTATCGCACCAAAGAGGGCAAACGCCTGACGGTAAACTTCGTTTACAGTACCGCATCGTCGGAAGCCACTGATGTCACGCTGTTCCAGGCGGTGCAGTACCAGGTGAAACAGGCCGGTATCGACCTGCAACTGAACCCGGTGGATGCCGGAGGCTTTACCAGCCGTACCAACGGCAATGACTACGATATTGCGTCCAACTACTTTGTGCGCGCCGAGCCAGACATTCTGCGTACCGTGTTTGACTCCAACTACATTCCGCCGAATGGCAACAACTTCAGCCATGCCAGCGCGCTGGATGACAAGCTGAGAAAAGCGATTGGAGCCGGTGATGCCGAGCGCCAGCAGCTCTACAGCCAAATCCAGCATGAACTGATAGAGCAGGCGTATGCCGTGCCATTATTCGTGCCAGCCTTCCAGTTAGGCCTGTCGAAGAAGGTGCAAGGCATTAGCTGGGCCACTAACGCGAAACCGAACTTCTATGATGTCTGGCTTAAACCGTAA
- a CDS encoding dipeptide ABC transporter ATP-binding protein, with the protein MSQTDSPLTTAAPLLRVEDLHVTFPGPHGPVESVRHLSFQVNPGEILALVGESGSGKSVTARTLVGLAGERAQVQANVIELVRHDGSRCNLRTLNDRQWQQIRGREIGFVLQDALVSLDPLRRIGQEVAEPLLTHRLASRHDVAARVAQLLSDVGIPDPINRAAQYPHELSGGLRQRALIASALAAGPKLLIADEPTTALDATVQQQVLKLFTALAEAGHGVLLITHDLAVVAQVATHVMVMQKGALVEQGDARQVLSSPQHPYTRKLLAAIPTAATRGHWLAGENPLGSQASAHLSSLTRAERPHGLALEVDGVSVSFRRPDGSRMTAVNTLSLTVERGETLGIVGESGSGKTTLGKVMLALQSPDSGTVKLAGQPWSHLNERERRPLRARIQTITQDSLSSFDPQFTIEQILLQPLRLRRDLSAQARQQRIITLLELVGLSPTLLPRRPRSLSGGQRQRISIAQALAAEPDVLICDEPVSALDVTTQAQVLDLLVALQHKLRLSMVFISHDLGVVQHMSHRIVVMKNGDIVERGTVEQIFNQPQHPYTRQLLATVAPVVSTTHAPSAVSNDTLSASLV; encoded by the coding sequence ATGAGCCAGACAGACTCGCCATTGACGACAGCCGCCCCGCTGCTGCGCGTTGAAGATTTGCACGTGACATTCCCCGGCCCGCACGGGCCGGTCGAGTCCGTTCGCCACCTCTCTTTTCAGGTCAACCCCGGTGAGATTCTGGCGCTGGTGGGCGAATCCGGTTCGGGTAAATCCGTCACCGCCCGCACGCTGGTCGGGCTGGCCGGTGAACGCGCTCAGGTTCAGGCAAACGTCATCGAACTGGTACGTCACGACGGCAGCCGCTGTAACCTGCGCACCCTGAATGACCGGCAATGGCAACAGATTCGTGGCCGCGAGATAGGTTTCGTCCTGCAAGATGCACTGGTGTCGCTCGACCCGTTACGCCGCATCGGTCAGGAAGTGGCCGAGCCGCTGCTTACGCACCGGCTGGCAAGCCGCCATGACGTTGCCGCCCGCGTCGCCCAATTACTCAGTGACGTCGGTATTCCTGACCCAATCAACCGCGCCGCCCAGTACCCGCATGAGCTCTCCGGCGGCCTGCGCCAGAGGGCACTGATAGCCTCCGCGCTGGCTGCTGGCCCCAAATTGCTCATCGCCGATGAGCCAACAACCGCGCTGGATGCCACCGTTCAACAGCAGGTACTCAAGCTGTTTACGGCGCTGGCCGAAGCCGGTCATGGCGTATTGCTGATAACGCACGATTTGGCGGTTGTCGCCCAGGTCGCCACCCACGTCATGGTGATGCAAAAAGGGGCGCTGGTCGAACAAGGCGATGCGCGGCAGGTACTCTCCTCGCCACAGCACCCCTATACCCGTAAACTGCTGGCGGCTATTCCAACCGCCGCGACCCGAGGCCACTGGCTGGCGGGCGAAAACCCGCTGGGTTCGCAGGCCTCGGCGCACCTCTCCTCGCTGACAAGAGCAGAGCGACCACATGGTCTGGCATTAGAAGTGGATGGCGTATCAGTGAGTTTCCGACGCCCTGACGGTAGCCGTATGACGGCGGTCAACACCCTGTCGCTCACCGTTGAACGCGGCGAGACGCTGGGGATTGTCGGTGAATCCGGTTCGGGTAAAACCACCCTCGGTAAAGTGATGCTGGCACTGCAATCGCCGGATAGCGGTACGGTGAAACTGGCAGGGCAGCCGTGGAGCCACCTGAACGAACGCGAGCGCCGCCCGCTGCGCGCGCGCATTCAAACCATCACGCAAGACTCTCTCAGCTCATTCGACCCACAATTCACCATTGAGCAAATTCTGCTGCAACCGCTGCGATTACGGCGCGATCTCAGTGCGCAGGCCCGCCAGCAACGCATTATCACGCTGCTGGAACTGGTTGGGCTCTCGCCAACGCTGCTACCGCGCAGGCCGCGCTCGCTCTCCGGCGGGCAGCGCCAGCGTATTTCCATTGCGCAGGCGCTCGCCGCCGAGCCTGACGTATTGATTTGTGACGAACCCGTCTCTGCGCTGGATGTCACCACTCAGGCGCAGGTACTGGACTTACTGGTGGCATTGCAACACAAGCTGCGCCTATCGATGGTGTTTATCTCGCACGATCTGGGCGTAGTCCAACACATGAGTCACCGCATCGTGGTGATGAAAAATGGCGATATCGTCGAGCGCGGTACGGTAGAGCAGATTTTTAATCAGCCGCAACATCCCTATACCCGGCAATTGCTCGCCACCGTCGCCCCGGTTGTCAGCACAACGCACGCCCCCTCTGCGGTGAGCAACGACACCCTCAGCGCAAGCCTTGTCTGA
- the pepP gene encoding Xaa-Pro aminopeptidase gives MTQQEYLRRRLSLLDKMAPGSAAILFAAPEAQRNADSEYPYRQSSDFWYFTGFNEPEAALLLVKSDENHHHSVLFNRVRDVTAEIWFGRRLGQEAAPARLGVDRALPFNDIGEHLHLLLNGLDVVYHAQGEYAYADKLVFAALDTLRTGGSRKGFKAPPTLTDWRPWVHEMRLFKSPAEIDILRRAGEISALAHTRAMEKCRPGMFEYQLEGEIHHEFNRHGARYPAYNTIVGGGENACILHYTENECALRDGDLVLIDAGCEYQGYAGDITRTFPVNGKFTPAQRAIYDIVLESEQRAIELFAPGRSIREVNEEVVRIMLRGLIRLGILQGDVDTLFSEQAHRAFFMHGLSHWLGMDVHDVGDYGSSDRGRELQPGMVLTVEPGLYIAPDADVPPQYRGIGIRIEDDIVITANGNEVLTAAVVKDPDEIEALMANAASKS, from the coding sequence ATGACCCAACAAGAATATCTCCGCCGCCGTCTTTCCCTGCTGGACAAGATGGCTCCGGGCAGTGCGGCAATCCTGTTTGCCGCCCCCGAAGCACAACGCAACGCCGACAGCGAGTATCCATACCGTCAAAGCAGTGATTTTTGGTATTTCACCGGCTTCAATGAACCTGAAGCTGCGCTGCTGCTGGTAAAAAGCGATGAAAATCACCACCACAGCGTGCTGTTTAACCGCGTGCGTGATGTTACCGCTGAAATCTGGTTTGGTCGTCGCCTCGGTCAGGAAGCCGCTCCCGCCAGACTCGGCGTTGATCGGGCATTGCCCTTTAACGATATCGGCGAACACTTGCATCTGCTGCTTAATGGCTTAGATGTGGTTTACCACGCTCAGGGCGAATACGCTTACGCCGATAAACTGGTGTTTGCAGCGCTGGACACCTTGCGTACCGGCGGCTCACGTAAAGGCTTTAAAGCCCCGCCAACCCTGACTGACTGGCGTCCCTGGGTGCACGAAATGCGCTTATTCAAATCGCCTGCGGAAATCGATATCCTGCGCCGCGCCGGTGAAATCAGCGCACTGGCCCACACCCGCGCGATGGAGAAATGCCGTCCCGGTATGTTCGAATACCAGTTGGAAGGCGAAATCCACCACGAATTCAACCGCCACGGCGCGCGCTATCCGGCTTACAACACCATCGTTGGCGGCGGCGAAAACGCCTGTATTCTGCATTACACCGAAAATGAATGCGCACTGCGCGATGGCGATCTGGTGCTGATCGACGCTGGCTGCGAATACCAGGGCTATGCGGGCGACATCACGCGCACGTTTCCCGTCAATGGCAAATTCACCCCGGCACAGCGCGCCATTTATGACATTGTGCTGGAATCGGAACAGCGCGCCATTGAACTGTTCGCACCGGGCCGCAGCATCCGTGAAGTGAATGAAGAAGTGGTCAGGATCATGCTGCGTGGCCTCATCCGTTTAGGCATCCTGCAGGGCGACGTTGACACGCTATTCAGCGAACAGGCGCACCGGGCGTTTTTCATGCACGGCCTCAGCCACTGGCTGGGTATGGATGTGCATGACGTCGGCGATTACGGCAGCAGCGACCGGGGCCGGGAACTGCAACCAGGCATGGTGCTCACCGTTGAACCCGGTTTGTATATCGCACCGGATGCTGACGTTCCACCGCAATATCGCGGCATCGGCATTCGTATTGAAGACGATATCGTCATCACCGCAAACGGTAATGAGGTGCTGACCGCAGCGGTAGTCAAAGACCCGGATGAAATTGAAGCGCTGATGGCGAACGCCGCCAGCAAGAGTTGA
- a CDS encoding YecA family protein, translated as MSIQNTLPGYEAIEQLLHQHQVALTAAEMHGLISGMLCGGNHDESWKTLTVELTNDGLSFPQSLSQPLQQLYQATRDTLEEEGFLFQLFLPDDTQEDVSVFDRADALAGWVNHFLLGLGVVQPQLGKLKGEIKEAIDDLRNIAQLGYDEDEDKEELEQSLEEIIEYVRVAAIMCHNEFIRPVMPAPEKPKPTLH; from the coding sequence ATGTCCATACAGAATACACTTCCCGGCTACGAAGCCATCGAGCAGTTGTTACATCAGCATCAGGTTGCCCTGACTGCCGCAGAAATGCATGGCCTGATAAGCGGCATGCTGTGCGGCGGCAACCATGATGAGAGCTGGAAAACCTTAACCGTTGAACTGACTAACGACGGCCTCTCCTTCCCGCAGTCGCTGTCACAACCCTTGCAGCAGTTGTATCAGGCCACGCGCGATACGCTGGAAGAAGAAGGCTTTTTATTCCAGTTGTTCTTGCCGGATGATACGCAAGAAGACGTGAGCGTGTTCGATCGCGCAGACGCGCTGGCCGGTTGGGTGAACCATTTCCTGCTTGGCCTGGGCGTTGTGCAGCCCCAGCTCGGCAAGCTGAAAGGTGAGATTAAAGAAGCCATTGACGATCTTCGCAATATTGCCCAGTTGGGTTATGACGAAGACGAAGACAAAGAAGAGCTGGAGCAGTCTCTGGAAGAGATTATCGAATATGTGCGCGTCGCCGCTATCATGTGCCATAACGAGTTCATTCGCCCAGTGATGCCTGCGCCGGAAAAACCGAAACCGACGCTGCACTGA
- a CDS encoding YagU family protein, giving the protein MQARTIKDKIILAIIIGFIAGIICAIAKFGWEIPFPPRTPARDLTNPPQQLLQQLGMSFDLSHLTYLFNGNPRPIMSFIMHFGFSITFSVLYCVVAEFWPRIKLWQGACYGLVLWAVFHVVLLPLFGTVPAPWDQPFAEHFSEIFGHMFCFWVAELARRDLRNRFTRQSEDDVRHPQHAH; this is encoded by the coding sequence ATGCAGGCTCGCACTATTAAGGACAAAATCATACTGGCGATAATTATTGGCTTTATTGCCGGGATAATCTGCGCCATCGCTAAATTCGGCTGGGAAATACCGTTCCCACCAAGGACACCGGCAAGAGATCTCACTAATCCGCCGCAACAGCTATTGCAGCAGTTAGGAATGTCATTTGATCTCTCGCATCTGACGTATTTATTTAATGGCAATCCGCGTCCTATCATGAGCTTTATTATGCACTTTGGTTTTTCAATTACCTTTAGCGTGCTCTATTGCGTGGTGGCGGAATTCTGGCCGCGAATCAAACTGTGGCAGGGTGCATGCTACGGTTTGGTGCTGTGGGCGGTATTCCATGTGGTACTGTTGCCGCTGTTCGGCACCGTGCCTGCGCCGTGGGATCAACCGTTTGCCGAACATTTCTCGGAAATTTTTGGCCACATGTTCTGCTTCTGGGTGGCTGAACTGGCGCGACGTGATTTGCGTAACCGCTTCACCCGTCAGTCAGAAGACGACGTGCGGCATCCACAACACGCGCACTGA
- the ubiI gene encoding FAD-dependent 2-octaprenylphenol hydroxylase: MQSFDVVIVGGGMVGLALACGLQGSGLRVAVLEKHDVSAPSLSEHALRVSAINAASEALLRKLNAWPLIEAQRLSPYNNMYVWDKDSFGQIHFCGEDLGFTRLGHIIENDVIQWALWQQAAQSRDVTLFSHAHLQQVAWGENEAFITLDDGSMLTARLVVGADGAHSWLRQHADIPLTFWDYGHHALVATIRTEHPHRATASQVFHGDGILAFLPLSDPHLCSIVWSLPPERAQEMEHAPQAEFEKQLAITFDMHLGRCTPESERQCFPLTARYARSFAAHRLVLMGDAAHTIHPLAGQGVNLGLMDAAELIAELKRLQAQGKDIGQHLYLRRYERRRKHSAAMMLASMQGFRTLFASRHPASGLLRDIGLKLADTLPGVKPTLVRQAMGLHDLPEWLGHTR, from the coding sequence ATGCAATCATTTGATGTGGTTATCGTGGGCGGTGGTATGGTCGGTCTGGCGCTGGCCTGTGGCTTACAAGGCAGCGGCTTACGTGTCGCCGTGCTGGAAAAACACGACGTCAGCGCGCCGTCCCTCAGTGAGCACGCGCTACGCGTCTCGGCTATCAACGCTGCCAGTGAAGCGCTGCTGCGCAAACTCAATGCCTGGCCGCTGATTGAAGCGCAGCGTCTTAGCCCCTACAACAACATGTATGTCTGGGATAAAGACAGCTTTGGGCAGATTCATTTTTGTGGTGAAGACCTCGGTTTCACCCGGCTCGGCCACATCATTGAAAATGACGTGATTCAATGGGCGCTCTGGCAACAGGCAGCACAATCGCGCGATGTCACGCTGTTCTCCCATGCGCATTTGCAACAGGTGGCCTGGGGAGAAAATGAAGCCTTCATCACCCTCGACGACGGCAGCATGTTGACCGCACGGCTGGTGGTCGGTGCCGATGGCGCGCACTCCTGGTTACGCCAACACGCCGATATCCCGCTCACTTTTTGGGATTACGGCCATCACGCGCTGGTAGCGACAATTCGTACCGAACACCCTCACCGGGCGACGGCGAGTCAGGTGTTTCACGGCGACGGTATTCTGGCCTTTTTGCCACTCAGTGACCCGCACCTGTGCTCGATTGTTTGGTCGTTGCCGCCCGAACGGGCGCAAGAAATGGAACATGCCCCGCAGGCTGAATTTGAAAAACAGCTGGCCATCACGTTCGATATGCATCTGGGCCGCTGCACGCCAGAAAGCGAACGCCAGTGTTTTCCGCTGACCGCACGCTACGCCCGCAGCTTTGCCGCACACCGGCTGGTATTGATGGGCGATGCCGCACACACTATTCATCCCTTGGCCGGTCAGGGCGTCAACCTCGGCTTGATGGATGCGGCAGAATTAATCGCCGAGCTCAAACGGCTGCAAGCTCAGGGGAAAGATATCGGCCAACATCTCTACCTGCGCCGCTATGAACGGCGACGCAAACACAGCGCCGCGATGATGCTGGCCAGTATGCAAGGGTTTCGCACGCTGTTTGCCAGCCGCCACCCGGCCAGCGGCCTGTTGCGCGATATCGGGCTGAAACTTGCCGATACGCTGCCGGGCGTGAAACCGACGCTGGTGCGCCAGGCCATGGGGCTGCATGACTTACCGGAATGGCTGGGCCACACGCGATAA
- a CDS encoding ABC transporter permease, translated as MMSGLNRNLAVAALQRLFTIVAVLWGAATLTFIAVKLVPGDPVAILSGGDNVVDAAYRTALIKQFGLDQPVWVQYLHYCGQALLGDFGTSYQYRQPVIGLIGEAMGQTVQLALSALVLALLLAIINALLTAGRNQRLRALLSWLELTLLSTPVYWVGIVLLSVFSFHLQWFPVMGNDGVIALVLPVITLSLPLAALLSQVLRDGLEEALSQPFALTVRTRGVSESLLRLRHALRHSALAASTLTGTLLAGVLSGSVLTETVFGRTGIGQITLHAIESRDMPLVLGLVMLSALLFVVINLLVDALYLIIDPRLRKKANAYEQ; from the coding sequence ATGATGTCTGGCTTAAACCGTAATCTGGCCGTCGCGGCCCTCCAGCGTCTTTTCACCATTGTGGCTGTGCTCTGGGGCGCAGCCACCCTGACATTCATTGCCGTCAAGCTGGTGCCCGGCGATCCGGTCGCTATCCTGAGCGGGGGCGATAATGTGGTGGATGCGGCCTACCGCACCGCGCTGATTAAGCAATTCGGGCTCGATCAGCCGGTTTGGGTACAATATCTGCACTACTGTGGTCAGGCGCTGCTTGGCGATTTTGGCACCAGCTACCAGTACCGCCAGCCGGTTATCGGCCTTATCGGAGAGGCGATGGGGCAGACGGTGCAACTGGCGCTCAGTGCGCTGGTGCTGGCATTGCTGCTGGCTATCATTAACGCGCTGCTGACTGCGGGCCGGAATCAGCGCTTACGCGCGCTGCTCTCCTGGCTGGAGCTCACGCTCCTGAGTACGCCGGTTTACTGGGTAGGAATTGTGCTACTGAGCGTGTTCAGCTTTCATCTACAGTGGTTCCCGGTGATGGGTAACGACGGCGTGATTGCGCTGGTCTTACCGGTCATCACTCTCAGCCTGCCGCTGGCGGCGCTATTAAGTCAGGTGCTGCGCGACGGACTGGAAGAGGCGCTGTCACAGCCCTTTGCCCTGACGGTACGCACTCGCGGCGTCAGTGAAAGCCTGTTACGCCTGCGCCATGCGCTACGCCACAGCGCCCTTGCCGCCTCAACGCTCACCGGAACGCTGCTGGCGGGCGTATTAAGCGGTTCGGTGCTCACCGAAACGGTGTTTGGCCGCACCGGTATCGGCCAGATAACCCTGCACGCCATTGAAAGCCGCGACATGCCGCTGGTGCTCGGCCTGGTGATGCTCTCGGCATTGTTATTTGTGGTCATCAACCTGCTGGTGGATGCCTTATACCTGATTATCGACCCCCGTTTGCGAAAAAAGGCGAATGCCTATGAGCAGTGA